A genomic stretch from Candidatus Omnitrophota bacterium includes:
- a CDS encoding sodium-translocating pyrophosphatase, with amino-acid sequence MFDALILAPVGSILALGFAFYLALSILKKDEGNEKMRSIAQEVREGAFAYLRQQYKGVGLFFAVVFVVLLIMAMNNYLVIFVPFAFITGGFFSGLAGLIGMNIATRSSARTASGAMKSLNSGLRVAFSAGAVMGLTVVGLGLLDLSVWYYFLDWYYSSHPTPLGLDKIGAITSTMLCFGMGASSQALFARVGGGIFTKAADVGADLVGKVEAGIPEDDPRNPAVIADNVGDNVGDVAGMGADLYESYVGSIVASSVLGVAAGYGVKGVTVPMVMAAVGVVASIFGTFFVKSGEEANQGVLLKALRKGVFASAILVAILSFFIVKFSLGMQYIGVYYAVLAGLIAGIIIGLSTEFFTSSRYSPTRMISNAAQTGPATVIIEGLAVGMFSTAVPVIVVGAAVLASYFLAGGASNFNAGLYGVGIAAVGMLSTLGITLATDAYGPVADNAGGNAQMAGLEPEVRKRTDALDSLGNTTAATGKGFAIGSAALTALALIVAYKEQIAMYGKEITSSLMDPAVLVGVFIGGMLPFVFSAMLMRAVGRAAGKIVIEVRRQFKEIPGLMEGTAKPDCASCVRITTLAAQKEMIIPSLLAILSPIVTGFLIGVEAEVGLLVGALVSGFVLAVMMANSGGAWDNAKKYIEEGFLGGKGSQAHKAGVVGDTVGDPFKDTAGPALNILIKLMSMVSIVFAGFIVRQALIK; translated from the coding sequence ATGTTTGACGCGTTGATTTTGGCGCCGGTCGGTTCGATCCTGGCATTGGGATTCGCCTTTTATCTGGCGTTGTCCATACTTAAAAAAGACGAAGGCAATGAAAAGATGCGCTCAATAGCGCAGGAGGTAAGGGAAGGCGCGTTTGCCTACCTCAGGCAGCAGTATAAAGGCGTGGGGCTGTTCTTTGCCGTGGTATTCGTAGTCCTTTTAATAATGGCGATGAATAACTACCTGGTTATATTCGTGCCCTTTGCCTTTATTACAGGAGGGTTTTTCTCCGGCCTTGCCGGGCTTATCGGTATGAACATAGCCACCCGTTCCAGCGCCCGCACCGCGAGCGGAGCGATGAAGAGTTTGAACTCCGGGCTGCGCGTGGCATTTTCCGCGGGAGCGGTAATGGGCCTGACAGTCGTCGGCTTGGGCCTGCTTGATCTCAGTGTCTGGTATTATTTTCTTGATTGGTATTATTCCTCGCATCCTACTCCCTTAGGGCTGGATAAAATAGGAGCCATTACTTCCACGATGCTTTGTTTCGGCATGGGCGCCAGCAGCCAGGCGTTATTTGCCAGGGTGGGCGGAGGTATTTTTACCAAGGCCGCCGATGTAGGCGCCGACCTCGTAGGTAAAGTTGAGGCGGGCATCCCCGAAGACGACCCGCGCAATCCGGCGGTTATAGCCGACAATGTGGGAGACAATGTGGGAGACGTTGCCGGTATGGGCGCCGATCTGTATGAATCCTATGTCGGCTCTATCGTGGCCAGCTCCGTGCTGGGCGTGGCCGCGGGATACGGGGTCAAAGGCGTTACCGTGCCCATGGTTATGGCGGCGGTAGGCGTTGTCGCTTCCATATTCGGCACATTCTTTGTGAAAAGCGGCGAAGAGGCCAACCAGGGGGTGCTGCTTAAGGCGTTAAGAAAAGGCGTATTTGCCAGCGCCATTTTAGTGGCCATACTCTCATTTTTTATCGTCAAATTCTCTTTAGGCATGCAATACATCGGGGTTTATTACGCGGTGCTGGCGGGATTGATCGCCGGCATTATCATAGGGCTGTCCACGGAATTTTTTACCTCAAGCCGTTATTCTCCCACTCGCATGATCTCCAATGCCGCGCAAACAGGGCCGGCAACGGTTATCATTGAGGGCCTGGCGGTAGGTATGTTTTCTACAGCCGTCCCCGTGATAGTAGTGGGCGCGGCGGTACTGGCCAGTTACTTTTTAGCCGGCGGCGCGTCTAATTTCAATGCCGGCCTCTACGGCGTAGGTATTGCCGCGGTAGGCATGCTTTCCACTCTGGGCATCACGCTGGCAACAGATGCCTACGGCCCGGTTGCAGATAATGCCGGCGGCAACGCCCAAATGGCAGGGCTTGAGCCCGAAGTAAGAAAAAGGACGGATGCCTTGGATTCCCTGGGAAATACAACCGCGGCAACAGGCAAGGGTTTCGCCATCGGCTCTGCCGCGTTAACGGCGCTGGCATTGATCGTGGCCTACAAAGAACAGATCGCTATGTACGGCAAGGAGATAACCTCTTCTTTGATGGATCCCGCTGTATTGGTGGGCGTATTCATAGGAGGTATGCTCCCTTTTGTTTTTTCCGCTATGCTGATGCGCGCCGTGGGCAGGGCCGCGGGCAAAATCGTTATAGAGGTCAGGAGGCAGTTCAAAGAGATCCCCGGGTTGATGGAAGGCACTGCCAAGCCGGACTGCGCTTCTTGCGTACGCATCACTACTTTAGCCGCCCAGAAAGAAATGATAATACCGTCGTTACTGGCGATACTTTCTCCCATTGTAACTGGTTTTCTTATCGGCGTTGAGGCGGAAGTGGGGTTGCTGGTGGGCGCGCTGGTATCCGGTTTCGTCTTAGCGGTAATGATGGCAAATTCAGGCGGCGCCTGGGACAACGCCAAGAAATATATAGAAGAAGGATTCCTGGGCGGTAAGGGAAGCCAGGCGCACAAGGCCGGCGTTGTCGGCGATACCGTGGGGGACCCGTTTAAGGATACCGCCGGGCCCGCCTTGAATATATTGATAAAGCTTATGTCCATGGTCTCCATAGTGTTCGCCGGCTTTATTGTGCGGCAGGCGCTGATAAAATAA
- the feoB gene encoding ferrous iron transport protein B, with protein MDKDRIDFSHKGAIALVGNPNVGKSVIFNLFTGEYVTVSNYPGTTVEVARGIFRFDRSYSVLDTPGTNSLIPSSEDERVTRDILYKENVKAVVQIIDAKNLKRSLFLTLQLIESGLPLVLALNMMDEAEERRVKIDAKGLSLILGVDVIPTIAIEKTGINNLIHAVPKARVSSHEVGYPEFIEQAIERISRLIPQGGVSKRLTGIMLLSRDAAFLRDILGGVDAENIRQIEQEAAALESRLSGRMSRVIDHSKFAHIDAIIRKVVKEEILKSKLFLERLGNWMVSPLWGGIFALFILFLLYKFVGEFSAGTAVDFLEEKAFGEYFNPWITAVLGRFIPYAFVRDMFIGEYGVITMALTYSLAIILPIVSAFFLAFGILEDTGYLPRLSVVMDKVFRRLGLHGKAVLPMVLGLGCGTMAVLTTRILETKKERLIATVLLALAIPCSAQLGVILGMLAAVSRGAMLIWVAVIAFILLVIGFVMDKAIPGKRSDFIMELPPLRLPKISNILTKLLARLQWYLKEAVPLFMIGTLMLFIFDKLGVLVRIEGFFSPVVQGFLGLPAKATESFIIGFLRRDYGAAGLYALQKDGALTNLQILVSIIVITLFVPCIAQFFVAVKERGLKAGLAIFFFVMLVAVLTGGAVNFIISYLGVRI; from the coding sequence ATGGATAAAGACAGGATAGATTTTTCGCATAAAGGCGCGATCGCCCTTGTCGGCAATCCCAATGTCGGCAAGTCGGTTATTTTTAATCTTTTTACCGGCGAATACGTGACCGTGTCCAATTATCCGGGGACGACCGTGGAGGTGGCGCGGGGTATTTTCAGGTTTGACAGATCTTACTCCGTCCTTGACACCCCGGGCACAAACAGCCTTATTCCCTCATCGGAGGACGAGAGGGTAACGCGCGATATACTGTACAAGGAGAACGTAAAGGCGGTTGTGCAGATAATTGACGCCAAGAACCTTAAGCGCTCGCTGTTTTTAACCCTGCAGCTGATCGAGTCCGGGCTGCCGCTTGTCCTCGCCTTAAATATGATGGATGAAGCGGAAGAAAGAAGGGTCAAGATAGATGCAAAGGGCCTTTCGCTGATATTGGGCGTTGATGTCATACCCACGATTGCCATTGAAAAAACAGGCATAAATAACTTGATCCACGCTGTGCCGAAGGCCAGGGTTTCTTCACATGAAGTCGGATACCCCGAGTTTATAGAACAGGCAATAGAGAGGATATCGCGGCTGATTCCTCAAGGCGGGGTTTCAAAACGGCTTACCGGCATTATGCTTTTAAGCAGGGATGCCGCGTTCTTGCGTGATATCTTAGGCGGCGTAGATGCTGAAAATATCCGGCAGATCGAACAAGAGGCCGCGGCCCTGGAGAGCCGCTTATCAGGCAGGATGAGCCGGGTTATTGACCACAGCAAGTTTGCCCATATAGACGCGATTATCAGGAAGGTCGTTAAAGAGGAGATTTTGAAGTCAAAATTATTTCTGGAACGGCTGGGGAACTGGATGGTTTCGCCTTTGTGGGGCGGGATTTTTGCCTTGTTCATATTGTTTTTACTTTATAAGTTCGTAGGTGAATTCAGCGCGGGAACAGCGGTTGATTTTTTGGAAGAAAAGGCCTTCGGAGAATATTTTAACCCCTGGATAACGGCTGTATTGGGCAGGTTCATCCCATACGCGTTTGTAAGAGATATGTTCATAGGCGAATACGGCGTTATAACCATGGCGTTGACTTATTCTCTGGCGATAATCCTTCCCATTGTCTCCGCGTTTTTTCTTGCCTTCGGCATATTGGAGGACACAGGGTACCTGCCGCGGCTGTCTGTGGTTATGGATAAGGTGTTCAGGCGGCTTGGACTGCACGGAAAGGCGGTCCTGCCTATGGTGCTGGGGCTCGGTTGCGGCACAATGGCAGTGCTTACCACCAGGATCCTTGAGACAAAAAAGGAACGGCTTATCGCCACCGTGCTTCTGGCCCTGGCCATTCCCTGCTCAGCGCAGTTAGGCGTAATACTGGGTATGCTCGCGGCTGTTTCAAGGGGCGCGATGCTTATCTGGGTGGCAGTGATCGCGTTTATTCTTCTGGTGATCGGCTTCGTCATGGATAAGGCCATCCCGGGCAAGCGTTCGGATTTCATTATGGAACTGCCGCCTCTGCGCCTGCCCAAAATCAGCAATATTTTGACAAAATTGCTGGCTAGATTACAATGGTATCTTAAGGAGGCGGTCCCTCTGTTTATGATCGGGACATTGATGTTGTTTATATTTGATAAGCTGGGAGTGCTTGTCAGAATAGAGGGCTTTTTTTCTCCGGTTGTTCAGGGTTTCCTCGGGCTGCCTGCTAAGGCGACCGAGTCCTTTATAATAGGTTTTCTAAGGCGCGATTACGGCGCTGCCGGGCTCTATGCCCTGCAGAAGGACGGCGCCCTGACCAACCTTCAGATTCTGGTAAGCATAATCGTGATCACATTGTTTGTGCCCTGCATCGCGCAGTTTTTCGTGGCAGTAAAAGAAAGGGGGCTGAAGGCGGGATTGGCCATATTCTTCTTCGTGATGCTTGTCGCCGTATTGACAGGAGGGGCGGTGAATTTTATTATTAGTTATTTAGGGGTGAGGATATGA
- a CDS encoding metal-dependent transcriptional regulator — protein sequence MIDQKKTDEILEQVWMFRERGQNSVQQLISCKEENISDAHLRQMQEKGLLEIKDQALGLTRKGEERARMIIRGHRLTERLFTDVLELGSALIEPIACKFEHIISSEIGDAICTLLGHPKECPHGCPIPPGKCCELAHKQVSRIIFPLSELTFGSKAKVAYVVSKHHHRLDKLSSMGVVPGVEIVLHQRLPVPIIQVGHTQIAIEEDILKDIFVRRS from the coding sequence ATGATCGATCAGAAAAAGACAGATGAGATACTTGAGCAGGTATGGATGTTCAGGGAGAGGGGGCAGAACAGCGTACAGCAGCTTATCAGCTGCAAGGAAGAGAATATAAGCGACGCCCACCTCAGGCAGATGCAGGAGAAGGGGCTGCTTGAGATAAAGGATCAGGCGCTGGGCCTCACCCGTAAAGGCGAGGAGCGCGCCAGAATGATCATCAGGGGCCACCGCCTTACCGAGCGCTTATTTACCGATGTGCTGGAATTGGGCTCCGCGCTGATAGAACCGATCGCCTGCAAGTTTGAGCACATTATCAGTTCCGAGATAGGCGATGCCATATGCACTTTGCTTGGGCATCCAAAGGAGTGCCCTCACGGCTGCCCCATACCGCCGGGAAAATGCTGCGAGCTTGCCCATAAGCAAGTCAGCAGGATCATTTTTCCGCTTTCAGAACTTACCTTCGGCAGCAAGGCAAAAGTGGCCTATGTGGTGAGCAAGCACCATCATAGATTGGACAAGCTTTCCAGTATGGGCGTTGTTCCCGGAGTAGAAATAGTTTTACACCAGCGGCTTCCTGTGCCGATCATACAGGTGGGCCACACGCAGATAGCGATCGAAGAGGATATTTTGAAGGATATTTTTGTGAGGAGGTCATGA
- a CDS encoding Rrf2 family transcriptional regulator: MQISYKGDYALKALLQLALRYGEGVVTIHELAKGADMPLKFLEQVLLELKKGGFVDSKRGIHGGYFLTRKPVEIRLGEVVRFIDGPIEPISCATDPHYKGCKDTYSCVFKDIWKDVGAAISGIVDNVTFQDLAEKLKQRLTRQTITYNI; encoded by the coding sequence ATGCAGATAAGCTATAAAGGAGATTACGCGTTAAAGGCGCTGCTTCAACTTGCCTTGCGTTACGGCGAAGGCGTGGTAACCATCCACGAATTAGCAAAGGGAGCGGATATGCCTTTAAAGTTTTTAGAGCAGGTCCTTCTTGAACTGAAGAAAGGCGGATTTGTAGATTCCAAGCGCGGCATACACGGCGGATATTTTCTCACCAGGAAACCCGTAGAGATAAGATTAGGCGAGGTCGTAAGGTTCATTGACGGCCCAATAGAGCCGATATCTTGCGCTACGGACCCTCATTATAAAGGGTGCAAGGATACATACAGTTGTGTTTTTAAGGATATCTGGAAGGATGTAGGGGCGGCGATCAGCGGCATAGTGGACAATGTTACTTTCCAGGACCTGGCGGAGAAACTAAAACAGCGGTTGACCAGACAAACAATAACCTATAATATATAA
- a CDS encoding O-acetylhomoserine aminocarboxypropyltransferase/cysteine synthase, producing the protein MTKESDYRFATKALHAGQSPDPTTGARAVPIYQTTSYVFKDTEHAANLFALKEFGNIYTRLMNPTTDVFEKRVAALEGGSGALAVSSGQAAEALALLNITRVGDEIVAANNLYGGTYQLLHYTFPKLGRKAKFVDSTRPQEFKKAVTDKTRAIYAETIGNPKLDIPDFEVIAKIAHDAGIPFVVDNTVGVGLSRPFDYGADIIISSATKFIGGHGTSVGGVIVDSGKFKWNNGKFPEFTEPDPSYHGLKFWDVFGNFPGLGNVAFIIKARVQLLRDIGAALSPFNAFLFLQGLETLHLRVRKHSENALEVARFLKSHPKVSWVNYPGLPDSPNYAVAKKYLKNGFGALIGFGIKGGVKAGRKFIDSVKLLSHLANIGDAKTLVIHPASTTHQQLTRQEQEATGVTEDYIRLSVGLEDIEDIKEDIDQALKATSKS; encoded by the coding sequence ATGACAAAAGAAAGTGATTACCGTTTCGCTACAAAGGCCCTGCACGCGGGCCAGTCGCCTGATCCAACTACGGGCGCGAGGGCTGTGCCGATCTATCAGACCACTTCTTATGTATTTAAGGATACCGAGCACGCGGCCAACCTGTTTGCCCTGAAAGAATTCGGCAATATATATACGCGGCTGATGAATCCCACCACCGACGTATTTGAAAAGCGCGTTGCCGCGCTTGAAGGCGGCAGCGGGGCGTTGGCCGTTTCCTCGGGCCAGGCAGCGGAGGCCCTGGCGCTTTTAAATATCACCCGGGTCGGCGATGAGATAGTCGCGGCAAACAATCTTTACGGCGGGACATATCAGCTGCTTCATTATACCTTCCCCAAATTGGGCAGGAAGGCAAAGTTCGTGGATTCCACCAGGCCGCAGGAATTCAAAAAGGCGGTTACGGACAAAACGCGCGCGATCTACGCGGAGACCATAGGCAACCCCAAATTGGACATCCCTGATTTTGAGGTGATCGCCAAAATCGCCCACGACGCCGGCATCCCTTTCGTCGTTGACAACACCGTCGGCGTCGGGCTGTCCAGGCCGTTTGATTACGGCGCGGATATTATTATTTCCTCCGCCACGAAATTCATCGGAGGCCACGGCACCTCGGTAGGCGGAGTTATCGTGGATTCCGGCAAATTCAAGTGGAACAACGGAAAGTTCCCCGAATTTACCGAGCCGGACCCAAGTTATCACGGCCTTAAATTCTGGGATGTATTCGGCAATTTTCCCGGCCTGGGAAATGTGGCGTTTATAATCAAGGCAAGGGTCCAGCTTTTGCGCGATATAGGAGCCGCGTTAAGCCCCTTCAACGCGTTTCTTTTTTTACAGGGCCTGGAGACCCTGCACTTACGCGTCAGAAAACATTCTGAGAACGCCCTGGAGGTTGCGCGCTTTCTGAAGAGCCATCCTAAGGTCAGCTGGGTAAATTATCCCGGCCTGCCCGACAGCCCCAATTACGCCGTGGCAAAGAAATATTTAAAGAACGGCTTTGGCGCGTTGATAGGCTTTGGCATAAAGGGCGGGGTCAAGGCGGGCAGGAAATTCATTGATTCGGTTAAACTCCTGTCTCATCTGGCCAATATCGGCGACGCGAAGACACTGGTAATACATCCCGCTTCTACCACGCATCAACAGTTAACCCGGCAGGAGCAGGAGGCCACCGGTGTTACAGAGGACTATATACGGCTTTCGGTCGGGCTTGAGGATATTGAGGATATAAAAGAAGACATTGACCAGGCGTTGAAAGCCACGTCAAAATCATAA
- the cysK gene encoding cysteine synthase A, whose protein sequence is MARIFEDITRTVGNTPLVRLKSIANGCVADIVAKLEFFNPLSSVKDRIGVAMVEDAEKRGLLKKGSVIVEPTSGNTGVALAFVAAAKGYKLILTMPDTMSIERRQLLKIFGAELVLTDGTLGMKGAVEKAEELTRNIPGAFMPQQFENPANPEIHRKATAEEIWKDTDGKADILVSGVGTGGTITGIAEAIKKRKGSFKAIAVEPKDSPVLSGGKPGAHKIQGIGAGFLPQVLNMDTIDEVIKVSNEDAGVFARRLAKEEGILAGISAGAAVCAAVNIGKREENKGKLIVVIVPDTGERYLSTWLFQE, encoded by the coding sequence ATGGCTCGTATCTTTGAAGATATCACCAGGACAGTAGGCAATACGCCGCTCGTGAGATTGAAATCTATCGCTAATGGCTGTGTTGCCGATATCGTCGCTAAACTGGAATTTTTCAATCCCCTGTCCAGCGTGAAGGACCGCATAGGCGTTGCCATGGTCGAAGACGCGGAAAAACGAGGCCTGCTTAAAAAGGGCTCAGTTATAGTGGAGCCCACCAGCGGCAATACAGGCGTCGCCCTTGCCTTTGTTGCCGCGGCAAAAGGATATAAGCTTATATTGACCATGCCGGATACGATGAGCATAGAGCGCAGGCAGCTGCTGAAGATCTTTGGCGCCGAACTTGTGCTTACCGACGGGACGCTGGGAATGAAGGGGGCCGTGGAAAAGGCGGAAGAGCTCACGAGGAATATCCCCGGCGCGTTTATGCCTCAACAATTTGAGAATCCCGCGAATCCGGAGATACATCGTAAGGCCACGGCTGAGGAGATATGGAAGGACACCGACGGAAAAGCGGATATCCTGGTTTCGGGCGTAGGCACGGGCGGCACGATCACAGGCATCGCGGAAGCGATAAAAAAGCGCAAGGGCTCTTTTAAGGCGATAGCGGTTGAGCCGAAGGATTCGCCCGTGCTTTCAGGGGGTAAGCCCGGCGCGCATAAGATCCAGGGCATCGGCGCGGGGTTCCTGCCGCAGGTCCTTAACATGGATACGATTGACGAGGTGATCAAGGTTTCAAATGAGGACGCGGGGGTCTTTGCCAGGCGGCTGGCGAAAGAAGAAGGCATACTGGCAGGTATTTCAGCCGGGGCAGCGGTCTGTGCCGCTGTTAATATAGGTAAAAGAGAGGAAAATAAGGGAAAGCTCATAGTCGTTATAGTGCCTGATACGGGAGAGCGGTATCTAAGCACCTGGTTGTTTCAGGAATAA
- a CDS encoding homoserine O-acetyltransferase, with amino-acid sequence MKKGSDVGRVKTLYFNYDKELVLESGLKLCPLTLAYETYGALNPERSNAVLIAHALSGDAHAAGLSEGSESPGWWDGMIGPGKAFDTDKYFVISSNILGGCRGSTGPSSLNPDTGKPYALDFPIVTVADIVNAQKLLLDYLGIEKVLCVCGGSFGGMQALQWPVSFPGKVASVIPIATCVKHSALQIAFDEVGRQAIMADPDWQAGNYYGKSVPARGLSVARMVGHITYMSDVSMQEKFGRRLKGRTEYGYEFTTEFEVEGYLRYRGDDFVKRFDANSYLYITKAMDYFDLTEGSAPAKKFKDTQARFLVISFSSDWLYPKYQSQEIVGALKAAGRDTTFCEIRSDYGHDAFLLEFEEETHLIKHFLQRVSNGR; translated from the coding sequence ATGAAGAAAGGATCAGACGTGGGCAGGGTAAAGACCTTATATTTTAATTACGACAAAGAGCTGGTTTTGGAGAGCGGATTGAAGCTCTGCCCTCTCACTCTGGCGTATGAGACCTACGGCGCGCTTAATCCTGAAAGATCCAACGCCGTTTTGATAGCGCACGCGCTTTCAGGCGACGCGCACGCCGCGGGGCTGAGCGAGGGCTCAGAGTCGCCGGGATGGTGGGACGGCATGATCGGCCCGGGCAAGGCATTTGATACCGATAAATATTTCGTCATATCCTCCAATATCCTCGGAGGATGCAGGGGCTCAACCGGCCCGTCATCCCTTAACCCCGATACCGGCAAGCCCTACGCCCTGGATTTTCCCATAGTGACTGTCGCGGATATAGTTAACGCGCAGAAACTGCTGCTTGATTATCTGGGGATAGAAAAGGTGCTTTGTGTATGCGGCGGTTCTTTCGGAGGCATGCAGGCGCTTCAGTGGCCGGTGTCTTTCCCCGGCAAGGTGGCATCAGTCATACCGATCGCCACCTGCGTAAAACATTCCGCGCTTCAGATCGCCTTTGATGAAGTGGGAAGGCAGGCGATCATGGCCGACCCTGACTGGCAGGCCGGCAACTATTACGGCAAGAGCGTTCCGGCAAGGGGGCTTTCCGTTGCCAGGATGGTAGGCCATATCACCTATATGAGCGATGTCTCAATGCAGGAGAAATTCGGCAGGCGGCTCAAGGGCAGGACCGAATACGGCTATGAGTTCACTACGGAATTTGAAGTAGAGGGTTATCTGCGCTACAGGGGGGATGATTTTGTCAAAAGGTTTGACGCCAACTCCTACCTTTACATAACAAAGGCAATGGATTATTTTGACCTTACAGAGGGCTCCGCCCCCGCTAAAAAATTCAAGGATACACAGGCGCGCTTCCTGGTCATTTCCTTCAGTTCGGACTGGCTTTATCCGAAATATCAATCACAGGAAATAGTAGGCGCCCTTAAGGCCGCGGGCAGGGATACCACCTTCTGCGAGATAAGGTCTGATTACGGCCATGACGCCTTTCTGCTTGAGTTTGAGGAAGAGACGCATTTAATAAAACATTTTTTACAGAGGGTGTCAAATGGCAGATAA
- the metW gene encoding methionine biosynthesis protein MetW: MADKVRADHKIILGVIERGSYVLDLGCGDGELLSLLQDKKGVRGQGTDIREEAIYDCVARGLSVFHSDIESGLSGYPDKSFDYVILNQSLQETRNSERVIYEALRVGKKVIIGFPNFAYLRARCQLFFKGISPVTASLPYTWYNTPNVHFLSIKDFMKFCGARDIKIIKPYFLWRGKKIYLLPNLFAHIGIFVLEK; the protein is encoded by the coding sequence ATGGCAGATAAAGTCCGCGCGGACCACAAGATAATCCTTGGTGTTATTGAGCGGGGCTCCTATGTCCTTGACCTGGGCTGCGGCGACGGAGAGCTGCTTTCTTTGCTCCAGGATAAGAAGGGCGTACGGGGCCAGGGCACGGACATCAGGGAGGAGGCGATATACGACTGCGTGGCGCGGGGCCTGAGCGTGTTCCACAGCGACATAGAATCCGGCCTGTCCGGCTATCCGGATAAGTCGTTTGATTACGTTATACTCAACCAGAGCCTGCAGGAAACCAGGAACAGCGAACGGGTGATCTATGAGGCCTTAAGGGTGGGCAAGAAGGTGATAATAGGGTTTCCCAACTTCGCGTATCTGAGGGCAAGGTGCCAGCTTTTCTTCAAAGGCATCTCTCCTGTCACCGCCTCTCTTCCTTACACCTGGTATAATACTCCCAATGTGCATTTTTTAAGCATAAAGGACTTTATGAAATTCTGCGGAGCCAGGGACATCAAGATCATAAAGCCGTATTTTCTCTGGCGGGGAAAGAAAATATATCTGCTGCCCAACTTGTTTGCCCATATCGGTATATTCGTTCTGGAAAAATAA
- a CDS encoding NifU family protein, whose product MLKDKVEKSLDKIRSMLYADGGNVELVAVDEKEGVVKVRLTGACVGCPMSSMTLKNGIERALKEEIPEVKRVEAV is encoded by the coding sequence ATGTTAAAAGACAAGGTTGAGAAAAGCCTGGATAAAATAAGATCTATGCTTTATGCCGATGGGGGCAATGTAGAGTTAGTGGCCGTAGATGAGAAAGAGGGGGTTGTAAAGGTGCGCCTTACAGGCGCCTGCGTCGGCTGCCCGATGAGCTCTATGACATTAAAGAACGGGATCGAAAGGGCGCTTAAAGAAGAGATCCCCGAGGTCAAGAGGGTAGAGGCGGTTTAA